A window of the Gossypium hirsutum isolate 1008001.06 chromosome A05, Gossypium_hirsutum_v2.1, whole genome shotgun sequence genome harbors these coding sequences:
- the LOC107957452 gene encoding probable WRKY transcription factor 70 — MASVSAWPEGAPTSNKERVIEELVNGQECAKQLEILLHNWCEKNGRLSAEELVHKIFASFDHALSLLTAVESAEDSQNQATSYDDSPCCNGRSEDSTNSRKKLASKEKRGCYKRRRDEHAWTVVSSTVEDGHAWRKYGQKQILNSKHPRSYFRCPRKYDQGCRATKQVQRLEDDGSQMFQTTYIGTHTCRPDSFKAPQIIIDSEPRESYSKFSYGSSNPKMPTKKLHEITPPVKQETKEETPTTSGLTDMDSVVMWKDIIGAEYGDVASNVYTSTEITSQNLELDLVIKPVEFEDDFQFDESEFV, encoded by the exons atggcAAGTGTGTCAGCTTGGCCTGAAGGAGCACCGACAAGCAATAAGGAAAGGGTGATAGAAGAACTTGTTAATGGTCAAGAGTGTGCTAAACAGCTTGAGATTCTTCTTCACAATTGGTGTGAAAAAAATGGGCGTCTCTCCGCTGAGGAACTTGTGCACAAGATCTTCGCATCTTTCGACCACGCACTTTCTTTGCTGACTGCTGTTGAATCTGCTGAGGATTCTCAGAATCAGGCAACTTCCTACGATGATTCCCCTTGTTGCAATGGCAGGTCTGAAGATTCCACTAACAGCAGGAAGAAACTTGCTTCTAAGGAAAAGAGAGGATGTTACAAGAGAAG GAGAGATGAACATGCATGGACAGTAGTTTCTTCAACCGTGGAAGATGGTCATGCATGGAGAAAATATGGACAAAAGCAGATCCTTAATTCTAAGCACCCAAG GAGTTACTTTAGGTGCCCTCGCAAGTACGATCAAGGTTGTAGGGCCACTAAACAAGTCCAAAGACTGGAAGATGATGGCTCCCAAATGTTTCAGACCACTTACATTGGAACCCATACCTGCAGACCAGACTCATTCAAGGCTCCCCAAATCATCATAGATTCTGAACCTCGGGAATCTTACAGCAAGTTCAGTTATGGCAGCAGCAACCCCAAAATGCCAACCAAAAAGCTGCACGAAATCACTCCACCTGTAAAGCAGGAAACCAAAGAAGAAACACCAACAACAAGTGGTCTTACAGACATGGATTCTGTTGTGATGTGGAAAGACATAATAGGTGCTGAATACGGGGATGTGGCCTCTAACGTGTATACGAGCACTGAAATCACTTCCCAGAATTTGGAACTGGACCTTGTAATTAAGCCTGTAGAGTTCGAAGACGATTTTCAGTTTGATGAAAGTGAGTTCGTCTAG